Part of the Cercospora beticola chromosome 5, complete sequence genome is shown below.
ttggTTTGTTCAAGGTGATGCTGCGGTAACATTGCCACAGGTCATAAATCCGGCTTTGCAAGATGATTTGATATCGGCGGCATGAGTACGAATTACGATTTCAGCAAAAGCTCTACTGCGAAGCCCTCTCAACCTCATGATTCATCCCCGGCTTCGCCTCCAAGGGATAATACTCCTGCGATCCCGATCCTTGTCCTCCGTGCTGCCCATTATAGCTTCCGCCCAGAGAGTCCTTCCCGATTCTCACAGTCTCATCACCTTTGATTCTCGCCCAAACTGGTGTCCTCGCAACATCGATCTCATTGTTCGCCTGACTCCGCTCAGTCGTAATCGCTCGTCCCGCCGATGTCTGGTTAAGCATGTGTCTCAAAATTCCCAAACTCAAGTTCCTCGTCAAGAACATGATCAGCGACCATACGAATAGTGCGGCGTACACGCATCCAAACATGAGAGCAGGGATAGCGTAGCGCCAATCGTAAGAGATTCCGATCGAGTACTGCGCAGCAGGTCTCATAGCGTATGCcgtcgaggaagaagtgTCACGACGTTGCATTTGATCTTGGTCGGCAGCCGTGGAAAGCGTGCTTCGCGCGCTGACCAGGTTATTGGCCATGAGGTCCGTCCAGATCAAATCCACGATTTTGCCCGGGTTTGCTCCGTTCGCCAGAAGTCGTTGCCATTGCAGATATAGCAAGTAGTTGCTCGCTCCCGTGTAGTCTTGCGCTCCGGGAATGACATCGTTAAAATCTCCAAACATATCGGCCAGAGCTGCGAAGGGCGCTCGATTTCCTGCTACAGCATCCTCGATAAGTGTAGTACCTCCGAAAGCTGAAGCAGCATTTGCAGGAAGTCGGAACTTCGATTGACGGACTGTCGAGACATTGGCTGTGTTTGCTGCTTCTGAGGAAATGAGGCCCCAGTATGGGTCCATAGCGGCGATTTTGCGGTAGGTGTTCTCTATTGCCCAGGTAGGCAGGTCGTTGTCGGAGGCGTACTCGACGTCTCGAACGTTTTCGATGATGAGATTATCGAGATTGGCAGTGCCGTTGATCTGGAAATCGACGAGTTTGATCGATGCCGACACGCCCGAGACGCAGGAGTAGATCGGCTGTTGCCAAATGCTGCCAGGAGTGAGCTGGAGGGCGTCGCTGCCAGGAACTGGATTCCCCTGATCGTCTATTTGCGTGCCAGTGCCGAGTACGAGGCCTCCTTTTGCGCCAATTCGTGTGATGTTCGTGGCATAGCTAGAGTTGAAGCCGTTGATGAGATCAGCTAGAATATGGTCAGTGGACTGGCGTACGACTTGCTGCCATTGGAACCCATACCAATCAGAACAATGTCAGGAGCGACATTTTCAGAGAAATTGGATGTCCCCAGAATTCTCAACGGGCCCGGCAAATTAGGACGTGAGCGATTAGTCGCATAGTCGTACTTGCCAAAGGCCGATAGAACAATGTGGTTTGGTTCAGGATTGTTCTGCAAGGAAGAGCTGAAAGTCCCGTTGTCCATGTAATCCTCCATTAGATATCGCTTCCCCATTTCTGCAGTACTCTTGGTGACATTCATGTATCTGCCCAAGAAGATGTTGGTGGCAACTGCTGCCACATAGGAGCGCTCGAGAAATTTGGGATCTGCTTGTGTATTACTGAGCTCCGGAGTTTCGAACGTGGATGGTGAGTCCACAAATCCTCCGCGGTCTACGATGGCTTGGTTGATATTGTTATCGAGTTGGAACCCTGGCGCTGGAATGGTGTACTCGTAAGTCAAATTGAGATTTGTGCATCTGTGCAAATAGTCGTCAGCGTTAGCATGGCACGTCGCAATGCCCGCTACTCACGCCGTCTCTGGTTCTAGCCAAAGAATGTGCTCTGACCAGGAGTACCCGTATTCTGATGTCGGAGGCAGAGTGTGGTTGCGAAAGCCGATGCCAGTCTGGTTCACTTGGGTAGACACTATCAAACCTTCCACAGCACGAGTCTTGTTCTCCAGCAGGAATTGCTGGTAGTATTGGAACTTGCCCTGCGTCCGAGGCTTACCAGCATCAACCCACTCAGCCCGATTGATTCTCGCTGGCTCCGTCTGATTGTCTGTGGCGGAGATTTATCATCAGCAACGGCTCCATCCATCTTGACATCTGGCTGCTACCCACTGTAGTTGATGAAAGATCGATACTGGATGTCAAAGATATTGGCAACTGTGCCTCCGAAATCACTATCGGCGCTTGAGAACACTTGTGTCGTGTTTTCGGGAATGTTCGCTACAGACACCACCTCAGTCAGTCATCATCCTTGGTTGGCAAATTGACCCGACAACTCACTCGTGAGAGTAGCGTCGTCCCTCCCGGGGCTCGTGAGCAAGCCTCTTCCAGACGCGTTACGAAGCATATACACTCCATCATCGTTGCCCGGACAAGGCTCATAAAATATCCCATCGTTGCACAATCTGTCTGGTTTGTACCCAACGCGGGATTGCGCAGCCATGCCTAGGGCACTGGTGTCCCGGACATATTCAAAACGAATATCTTGAACTTCGCCAGCACGTAGTTGGCTGCGCAGCCCCAGTGGCGTGACGactgcagcgacagcgagcaaGAGCGTCGTGAGTGTGGATGTAATAGCAATGCCTTGAATGCGCTTGTCcaccttcttgccattcACAGCATCGGTCTGTAAGAGGAATGGCCAGTGCGAGTGGTTGATCAGACGTCCAAAGACCGACCATGTTGCAACATTTGTCCTGCGCTTGACGATTCCGACAGCGACCAACGAGATAAGCAGAGGATATGTGACTTGTACTGCGATCAAGTCAGATCTGGCGCAGGACCTCTCGCTTGTGTTTCGAACTCACCAAGGACGATGGCAACGTTGAGTACTGCCGCCGCCTGCGCGACAGTAATGTGATCTGTGATCATATTTGCTCACCTGCTGCCCGACCGACGGGACAGCGCAAAAAGTCCTCGTATCCTACGAGTGGGCATCTCGCAGTAGTATTTCAAGCACACCAGCACGCGAGACGCGCTCTGTCGGTTATGCAAAAAGTCCCTGATCAGCGCAAGTGATAGACTATGCGTGCCCAATGGGGAATGTGTACTCAAACAGCTTGTGTCGATCACGAATGTTCGTTGAATAGGCTCTGTGGTGGACGTCTGGGCGGAGAATCCTTCCATACAGGAGCCATTCTGCAAGTGGCTATGCCAACGCTACAATATTGAAGCATGCCTTGCAGGATTCCAGGTTGGAAGTTGCGGCCAATAACTTCACGTTGCACAGCATAGCAAGAAAGCATAACCAGTATGCTTGACGAGCTGCGGCCTGGTGGCTGAACTCTCGTCTCGCATTCGCTTCCAGCAGCGGATTGGGAAAGGTCGTGATGCAGATCTTTGAGGCCGCCCATCACAGGGACTTTGCCAAGCAACGTGCAGAGCACCTGTCTGCCATGTGCTGTCTGCTTGTTGCCGAAATGCCATGCTGTGCTGAAAGTCTTCAGGCGTGTTGCTTTAGCGATGGATGCTTCTGAGTCTGCCAGCATGCTGTTTCGGGCGCTTCCTTTCTTGAATATGGGTGATTTAGCTGAGGTCGTTGAGGGATCATCGAGGGCCGCACATCTCGAAGTCGCCGGCAACAGATACAATCGTGGCTCAAGATAGCTCTTACCTGCGCTACGAAAGTCGGACCCCAGCAGATTGAATCATcacaaggagaaggagaggaaagGAAAGCTTACCTAATACGGCGCGTGCAATAAGGCAAAGGTACCTGCCATCAGGCTCGGAGAGGTAAAGGCATGCTAAAATGAAGCAGTGTACAAAAGTCGACGAAGAGGATCCGTGTGTATCATATGCTATGCCACTGCGCTCAAAGTCCCCGCCAACGCCCCACGCCACGCTAAGTTTCAAAAAGTCCATCGTCTCTCAAGAAGTAAACTCATTCAAACCCGTCGGACCTCTGCTTCTCCCTCCTTTCAAGGACGGGGCTTaacggcggaggaggcaggTCACCCATACCAGGCGGGTTCAGTTGCCCGGGTTCGCTGCGTTCGTACACAGTGGGCACTGCACCAAGAGGATCAAAAGATGCAGCGACTGGCGGAGGCGCCCCTGTACTTATACTCCTTCTATGCGCATGAGCATGTCCCAGAGTGCCCATGGGCGGTCCGCTTGTGCTCAAGCTCTTTCTATGGCCATGCCCGGCGGCCGCAGACGTGGGCTGCTGGACGAGCTGTTCGCTTTCCTCCTGCATAGGCTCGGCATCGTCGACCaggtcatcctcatccaagTGGTGCACTCCCCCGCGATTTTCAGAGACAGCTTCCTGAAGTGATAGAAGGAATGCAGTCATGTTGTCGAAACCCATCGAGCTTTCCTTGTGATCCAGGCCATATAAGCGGAGGGACTCCGTAAGACACCGATCAGCTTGGGATGACTTCTCGAGTCGCAGCCAGGCGTCTGCCGCAAGGGTGTTCCAAAAAGCTGATTTGCGGCGCCTATCAATACCCAGCAGGCCGCCAACGGCCCTGCGATCGTTCAAACATGCTGCGATTCGTTCGGTCAGCAGAGCATGACCGATGGTCCCTACAAGACGATCGTCCAGAATGCGATTCGCCCAGCGAGCTGCATCATCCAACGCGTTGCCACTTCGCATCTTCAAAAGTTCCATCCCAAGAACAAGAGTTCGCAACGCATTGTAGGGTGCTCCGACTCGTGTCACATACGAATAATACGCGGTCTCCAAATACTGGTCGATGCCTTCTATGCGGATTTTGTGGTTCACACTTGTGGCCAATAGCAAACTCACGGCAGCCATTTCATTGACGCCAGCGTAATGTCGCCACGCTTTGTCATTCTTGAAGTCCTGGCAAAGAATTTCGTACGTGGAGTGCGCAAGCTTGAAGTCGCGCAGCATAATTGAGTAGTCTGCAAGCTTCCGCATCACAGCCTCCGGAGCCTCGGGTCGATAGAATCCCTGCAAGCTGTCATAATTGCTGCTCGCGCCTCCAAGCAAAGGCGTCGAGGAATTACGACCTCCGCCAAAAGCGGTGAACCTTTTTGACATAGACATGAATCTGCCGCTGATGCCTCGTCTGCGAGAAGCCACTTGATCGTTCCAGGTGGCTGATGCTCGCTCCATTGAGGGAATAATAGATTGTGTTACCATCTCCCGGACGAATGCCCGGAGTGCAGTTGCGTCAGATTCGAAGATATAAGGCGTCggatcctcctcatcctcgctcgTTTCTCGTCTTACAATTTCCGCAAGCTCTTCTCCAGCCGCGGTCCACTCGACTGGGGGTAGCCGCACACTGTCATCGTCCGAAGGTACACACTGCGTACTACGCAGTCGCAAAAGATGGCAGTGCAGGCCAAAATGCCTCTTCATCTGATCATACAATGCCATGGATTTCGTAATGTCGTCGTAGTCCTCGTCATGTATCAAGACATAGTATCGTAAAAACTCATTGTGAACCCACTGTGGTAGCCGGTGCTCACCACTATTCGAAGAATCATACAAGTTCCGCAACTCCTCAATGGGCGATGGTGACCGCGATGATATGGCAATCACCGACGCAACTGGATGCGAAAAGGTCTCAGAAGGTACCATCGGTAAGCCGGAAAGCAGGCGACGCAAGTACAAGGTGTAGAATGGGGATGTCGCATGCGCATCAGGCACCGCTGCCGTATCTTTGAGTGTCATATAGCTGGCCTCGATCGGACCCGAATTCTCCTCGTAGAAGGTCAGATGCCGCTCTACCAGTTCCTCTATCTGGCCCACATCTCCTCCGGTTCGCAATCGGGCAGGCTTGTATTCAAGCAGCGATACACCTCGTTTATGACCTTGTGGTTTAGTCGCAGATTCGGTGCTCTTACGCTCGGGGTTCCGCGGGTTCTCCAACCCATCTCTGACGCCAACGAAGCGCACGGAGAAGTCGTCATGAAGCTTGCTGATGCCCGTGCTGTCTCGGATGGTGACTTTGCCTTGTATTTGCTCGCCGAAAGGCCGCAGGAGATCAAGAAGTCCACCAGCGATTCCTTTATGCCTTACAAGCTCGTCGGTATCTTGCGAGGCGAGCACGGACACATGCGGCGCAAAGGCTCGCAGAATCAAGTCGCGAACATCGTTGCTGACGATCTGACCTGACGgcgctggcgatggcgatcgCACTGTCGAACCAGTGGGCGAAAAGACGGAACCATTTACTCTCTCTGTCACCGGCGTCGATCTACCGGACTGGCTCGGCGAGCCTGTAGGCAGCGCGGTGGTCGAGGTGAAGAGGTTGGACAGCGAGGCATTGGAACGGCGATAGGGCAGCGATGAAATGGACGA
Proteins encoded:
- a CDS encoding uncharacterized protein (BUSCO:EOG09260W8D), with product MPPTADEGLQSPQESDSEQQSQSPIAVHKRRFGKSPLSSISSLPYRRSNASLSNLFTSTTALPTGSPSQSGRSTPVTERVNGSVFSPTGSTVRSPSPAPSGQIVSNDVRDLILRAFAPHVSVLASQDTDELVRHKGIAGGLLDLLRPFGEQIQGKVTIRDSTGISKLHDDFSVRFVGVRDGLENPRNPERKSTESATKPQGHKRGVSLLEYKPARLRTGGDVGQIEELVERHLTFYEENSGPIEASYMTLKDTAAVPDAHATSPFYTLYLRRLLSGLPMVPSETFSHPVASVIAISSRSPSPIEELRNLYDSSNSGEHRLPQWVHNEFLRYYVLIHDEDYDDITKSMALYDQMKRHFGLHCHLLRLRSTQCVPSDDDSVRLPPVEWTAAGEELAEIVRRETSEDEEDPTPYIFESDATALRAFVREMVTQSIIPSMERASATWNDQVASRRRGISGRFMSMSKRFTAFGGGRNSSTPLLGGASSNYDSLQGFYRPEAPEAVMRKLADYSIMLRDFKLAHSTYEILCQDFKNDKAWRHYAGVNEMAAVSLLLATSVNHKIRIEGIDQYLETAYYSYVTRVGAPYNALRTLVLGMELLKMRSGNALDDAARWANRILDDRLVGTIGHALLTERIAACLNDRRAVGGLLGIDRRRKSAFWNTLAADAWLRLEKSSQADRCLTESLRLYGLDHKESSMGFDNMTAFLLSLQEAVSENRGGVHHLDEDDLVDDAEPMQEESEQLVQQPTSAAAGHGHRKSLSTSGPPMGTLGHAHAHRRSISTGAPPPVAASFDPLGAVPTVYERSEPGQLNPPGMGDLPPPPLSPVLERREKQRSDGFE